A genomic region of Alligator mississippiensis isolate rAllMis1 chromosome 6, rAllMis1, whole genome shotgun sequence contains the following coding sequences:
- the MRPL43 gene encoding large ribosomal subunit protein mL43, with protein sequence MTGRGTPSRFLASVLRNGLGRYVCQLQRLSLVLSPASPSSRGARDYVEEKVVDFARYNPGIAVYVNPKDCQGPTVVAEYLNGAVREESVANQTAEDIAQLIGKLANQSGLEIVRIRKPFHTNHPSIQGQWHPFTNKPSGLGLQTLRRVHRPGFPPPE encoded by the exons ATGACGGGCCGCGGGACGCCGAGCCGCTTCCTCGCCAGCGTGCTGCGCAACGGCCTGGGCCGCTACGTGTGCCAGCTGCAGCGCCTCAGCCTCGTCCTCAGCCCGGCCTCGCCCAGCTCGCGCGGCGCCAG GGACTacgtggaggagaaggtggtggatTTCGCCAGGTACAACCCGGGCATCGCCGTGTACGTGAACCCCAAGGACTGCCAAGGCCCCACCGTAGTGGCCGAGTATT TGAACGGCGCCGTGCGGGAGGAGTCCGTCGCCAACCAGACGGCCGAGGACATCGCCCAGCTCATCGGCAAGCTGGCCAACCAGTCCGGCCTGGAGATCGTCCGCATCCGCAAGCCTTTCCACACCAACCACCCCAGCATCCAGGGCCAGTGGCACCCCTTCACCAACAAGCCCAGCGGGCTAGGCCTGCAGACCCTGCGCCGCGTGCACCGGCCGGGCTTCCCGCCCCCGGAATAA
- the TWNK gene encoding twinkle mtDNA helicase, translating to MALPAGPRRRLLALALAWGPRAGLRLAGAGSAGRRAAAEDPLGPGPTGAAEIRQYLRARGLPFQEGYSCLRTPSPFAPAPASLYLDKTTGCFVCPASAAEGSWQDFQAGVELGPAAPPPPDPEHQRDREDARRLWDRALPLADLPDAAETRAAFGLGKVSDATLKRFGVRYLPPTRALVFPWFGPHGLLGLKLLAAEGWEETTLPRPGAYRNLFGLPLVGRRDVEVVLTGRELDALAVAQATGLPSLALPRGPACLPPALLPYLEQFKRITLWLGEDLRSWEAAKLFARKLNPKRCSLVQPGDQQPGPLEALNRGISLAKVLQSALPASHKSIVSFRQLRDEVFSELANVEQVAGVKWTRFPDLNKFLKGHRKGELTVFTGPTGSGKTTFISEYALDLCMQGVNTLWGSFEISNVRLAKVMLTQFATQRLEEELDQYDEWADRFEDLPLYFMTFHGQQSLKAVIDTMLHAVYMYDIVHVVIDNLQFMMGHEQLSADRLASQDYIVGAFRKFATDNSCHVTLVIHPRKEDDERELQTASIFGSAKASQEADNVLILQDRKLRSGPGKRYLQVSKNRFDGDVGIFPLDFSKTSLTFSGLAKGKAKLKKVKVEKTEEPAPKATAPEDPAPKATAPEDPAPKEPAPKATAPKEPAPKEPAPKEPAPKAMAPKATAPKEPAPKATAPKEPAPKATAHKAKAPKVTAPKGSGSSKDP from the exons ATGGCGCTGCCCGCGGGGCCGAGGCGGCGgctgctggcgctggcgctggccTGGGGGCCGCGGGCCGGGCTGCGCTTGGCGGGCGCCGGCAGTGCGGGGCGGCGCGCGGCCGCCGAGGACCCGCTGGGGCCGGGCCCGACGGGCGCGGCCGAGATCCGGCAGTACCTGCGCGCGCGCGGCCTGCCCTTCCAGGAGGGCTACAGCTGCCTGCGCACGCCCAGCCCCTTCGCGCCCGCGCCCGCCAGCCTCTACCTCGACAAGACCACGGGCTGCTTCGTGTGCCCGGCCAGCGCCGCCGAGGGCTCGTGGCAGGACTTCCAGGCCGGCGTCGAGCTGGGCCCGGCCGCGCCGCCGCCCCCCGACCCCGAGCACCAGCGGGACCGGGAGGACGCGCGGCGCCTCTGGGaccgggccctgcccctggccgaCCTGCCCGACGCGGCCGAGACGCGCGCCGCCTTCGGCCTGGGCAAG GTGTCGGACGCCACCCTGAAGCGCTTCGGCGTGCGCTACCTGCCGCCCACCCGCGCCCTCGTCTTCCCCTGGTTCGGCCCCCACGGGCTGCTGGGGCTCAAGCTGCTGGCGGCCGAGGGCTGGGAGGAGACCACGCTGCCCCGCCCCGGGGCCTACCGCAATCTCTTCGGGCTGCCGCTCGTCGGCCGCCGCGACGTGGAGGTGGTGCTGACGGGCCGCGAGCTGGACGCCCTGGCCGTGGCCCAAGCCAcggggctgcccagcctggcgctgccccgcggccccgcctgcctgcccccggccctgctgccctACCTGGAGCAGTTCAAGCGCATCACGCTGTGGCTGGGCGAGGACCTGCGCTCCTGGGAGGCCGCCAAGCTCTTCGCCCGCAAGCTGAACCCCAAGCGctgctccctggtgcagcccggCGACCAGCAGCCGGGGCCGCTGGAGGCGCTCAACCGGGGCATCAGCCTGGCCAAGGTGCTGCAGTCGGCCCTGCCGGCGAGCCACAAGTCCATCGTCTCCTTCCGCCAGCTGCGGGACGAGGTCTTCAGCGAGCTGGCCAACGTGGAGCAGGTGGCCGGGGTCAAGTGGACTCGCTTCCCCGACCTCAACAAGTTTCTCAAGGGCCACCGCAAAGGGGAGCTCACCGTCTTCACGG GTCCGACGGGCAGCGGGAAGACTACCTTCATCAGTGAGTACGCACTGGACCTCTGCATGCAGGGCGTGAACACGCTGTGGGGCAGCTTTGAGATCAGCAACGTGCGCCTGGCCAAGGTGATGCTGACGCAGTTTGCGACCCAGCGCCTCGAAGAGGAGCTGGACCAGTACGACGAGTGGGCCGATCGCTTCGAGGACCTGCCGCTCTACTTCATGACCTTCCACGGGCAGCAGAGCCTCAA GGCTGTGATCGACACCATGCTGCACGCCGTGTACATGTATGACATCGTCCACGTCGTCATCGACAACCTGCAGTTCATGATGGGGCACGAGCAGCTCTCAGCAGACAG gCTGGCTTCGCAGGACTACATTGTGGGTGCCTTCCGCAAGTTTGCCACGGACAACTCATGCCACGTGACGCTGGTCATCCACCCTCGCAAGGAGGACGATGAGCGGGAGCTGCAGACGGCTTCCATCTTCGGCTCTGCCAAG GCCAGCCAGGAGGCTGACAACGTGCTGATCCTCCAGGACCGGAAGCTGAGGTCGGGGCCGGGCAAGCGGTACTTGCAGGTGTCCAAGAACCGCTTCGACGGCGATGTGGGCATCTTCCcgctggacttcagcaagacttcCCTCACCTTCTCGGGCCTCGCCAAGGGCAAGGCTAAGCTCAAGAAGGTCAAGGTCGAGAAAACAGAGGAGCCAGCCCCCAAGGCAACAGCCCCCGAGGATCCGGCCCCCAAGGCGACAGCCCCCGAGGATCCGGCCCCCAAGGAGCCGGCCCCCAAGGCGACGGCCCCCAAGGAGCCGGCCCCCAAGGAGCCGGCCCCCAAGGAGCCGGCCCCCAAGGCGATGGCCCCCAAGGCGACGGCCCCCAAGGAGCCAGCCCCCAAGGCGACGGCGCCCAAGGAGCCAGCCCCCAAGGCAACAGCGCACAAGGCGAAAGCCCCCAAGGTGACTGCGCCCAAAGGCAGTGGGTCCTCCAAGGACCCATGA